In Nerophis ophidion isolate RoL-2023_Sa linkage group LG02, RoL_Noph_v1.0, whole genome shotgun sequence, one DNA window encodes the following:
- the greb1 gene encoding protein GREB1 isoform X5 encodes MSLCPPGWLKTPMGNSYAGQLRTTRFEEVLHNSIEASLRSNIVVPRPIFSQLYLEAEQPLAAHTSRAENDDEDEEDGSESNSPPLLYQMKPPPEGCCTTDGFCQAGRDLRLSSLASDPLDILPGFMLVGLKSPSLPDNLLVCAVDHRFLPDERGHNALLGFSGNCMGCGEKGFRYFTDFANHVNLKLSTQPKKQKHLKYHLHRNNQGALVKGAAICWRGHDGRIRQIGPRLLEGHVTSDEQSSNLLLLQPSHTPANYTASHTNGLPQIADTPHPLTNGHNAIPPIPQPAMNHSGPGRPSTTGTQTNVGPPKKRHKGWSPELASNVVSENTVKMPPSSSTLLTSTAHSSTTNGARLDAATPMSSSQRSSTTLSPSGLSVAVPDQLLRTCGLQPVIFKGHGPLPRLTGNVSEVLVSSLLQSCYLSSQTLPRVYQHYGPSPIQPLSTEMQILLTVYYLVQLGPDQVPLIEDLEQIFMRSWRESHLSEIRQNQQPQTPGSQGRHYGIETPPTLPGLPQHLSLPYQQPLTPSQLPWLAQLAASSCGVGVVVFGEHVGSLAQGLQLMFCKLLEGGFQNTNYVVIIVTVSGQETQSCVIVTGKHQCRALAESMFSPSEGLREINHQLSSGETQELIQFCNSLGQEGDMDSLLDSATLDSNEPSPLSSSQESTDDKSVKKTHSPKDSHSPKERVLATKETCSEYSVEWREVRPIQLAVARKLLSHVCAIADSSTQNLDLVSFDRVNFLILVPPSEVTFQQTVLHLWSSGVLQELGSLDQECASQRDAERFVVKMDQSAQVQIDTLIQEAHSNSYTLYILIHDHAHWDISSASYCNSESGLGLVDQLLNSRRVRDAPNILILHVTSFPFALQTQFTRISPYNEIHWPSSFSNDVDLYHERTRYFGVSELLDSTRSGGSLPLMRYDSSFESMAASLEERFPKLHSAVIRTTVLIHHYCIALMAVSGRLSGSHNLHKHSSVETLGIVQSLLSAAQQCPTRHGHMVLLRIPSLALAAWAHRRLSRVRKQLGLEEKFEIILGNPGQPLNIGQSFVDQIKIWLKIQEADWVPRTYLELEALPCILILSGAEPLGESLPRSLKYCDLRVISCSYLQRTTLEQELGLAAYLLKAESRSPHNPGPGSDLLESDAEKLSSTDNEEEEGQDNGKNSPPSSNLPVQSSPDIGAKSTASTQNNISPKAPKSTKASTPSPSQTQTQLAAQSTSQAFLYPQPSFHHLSQSQSQTYVQAQQVPSQNHPVSQINLQSYFHQVSHPQLQPPLPPAQSRRHPSKSTSSGSLSPRASSPHLNCSWARGVSRPPSVLLPRSLYDIITANDGSGLPRCTSFLPHMSVAWVSSFRPLLSKMMTCTEQSLYYRQWTVPRPYHMDSSNRTEGRSDNFHPRRLLLSGPPQVGKTGAYLHFLGILSRMLIRLMEVDIYNEEEINLNAREDGVQYSTSNVLWPDPEIMKTLSFDYTVHDPKYDDISFVYCPGYKPVSDGNTMRQEDVCLRRRTTRIKLSKYAAFNTYHHCEHCHLYLGFNPRYQIYESSLHVFTFTHLRLGEEIQLYFIIPKSKEHYFSFNQPGGQVEGMRLPLSTDRSPDSIKSPIFTPTTGRHEHGLFNLYHAMDGVSHLHILVVKEYEMAVYKKYWPNHILLVMPAIFNAAGIGAAHFLIKELSYHNLELERSRRLEGGAPAVDVWPFVILADDSCVMWNAVDLNVHTGPVEHAVSLKQVLQHMEACPDLSHYGLCGMRKWSSRVLTAPNQREPFSRGHLHDFLLLNVDRSQNVQYDQNRFTCHDVDFTLRLHSAGLLVCRFNNFSVMKKQIAIGGYRTFIIKTKMTDVPTSVGPSQYICAPDSKHLFLATPAQLLLEKYLQHTSYKLFPLSTKNYEHPVLSVDCYINLGPEVTVCFVSSRPHSVNICTKGLLFSGLLLCFADTFVTPSFLKNFTFLKGDPSQRHHLHQHRRCDSVCDQ; translated from the exons AACACCAATGGGGAACTCCTATGCGGGCCAGCTGCGGACCACACGCTTTGAGGAGGTTCTTCACAACTCCATTGAAGCATCGCTGAGGTCCAACATTGTAGTTCCACGACCTATTTTCTCCCAACTGTACCTGGAGGCAGAACAGCCACTTGCAGCACACACTA GCCGTGCAGagaatgatgatgaagatgaagaagatggGTCAGAATCAAACAGTCCCCCATTACTCTATCAGATGAAACCCCCGCCAGAGGGCTGCTGCACCACAGATG GTTTCTGTCAAGCTGGCAGGGATTTACGTCTGTCATCATTGGCATCAGACCCCTTGGATATTCTCCCTGGATTCATGTTGGTTGGGCTTAAGTCCCCCTCTCTCCCCGACAACCTGCTGGTGTGCGCCGTCGACCATCGCTTCTTGCCGGATGAACGAGGTCACAACGCTCTGCTGG GCTTTTCTGGGAACTGCATGGGCTGTGGTGAAAAGGGGTTCCGCTACTTCACAGATTTCGCCAACCACGTTAACCTGAAACTCAGCACCCAGCCTAAGAAACAGAAGCACTTAAAGTACCATCTGCACCGAAACAACCAAGGTGCGCTAGTTAAAGGAGCTGCCATCTGTTGGAGGGGACACG ATGGCAGGATAAGACAAATAGGTCCCAGACTCTTAGAGGGTCATGTGACATCAGATGAACAGTCATCGAACTTGCTGTTGTTGCAGCCATCACATACACCCGCCAACTACACAG CGTCTCATACAAATGGTTTGCCTCAAATCGCAGATACCCCACACCCTCTAACAAATGGCCATAATGCCATTCCTCCCATCCCGCAACCAGCAATGAATCACTCAGGACCGGGGAGACCATCTACAACAG GGACACAGACAAATGTTGGACCTCCCAAAAAGAGGCACAAGGGTTGGTCCCCTGAATTGGCTTCCAACGTTGTTTCAGAGAACACAGTCAAGATGCCGCCATCTTCATCAACCTTATTGACTTCGACAGCGCATTCTTCCACCACAAACGGAGCCAGATtag ATGCCGCCACACCCATGAGTTCCTCCCAGAGGTCCTCAACCACTCTTTCTCCCTCTGGATTGTCTGTAGCTGTGCCTGATCAGCTGTTACGCACATGTGGACTTCAACCTGTCATCTTCAAAG GTCACGGTCCTCTCCCTAGGCTGACTGGTAATGTCAGCGAAGTGCTCGTCAGTTCTCTTCTCCAGAGTTGTTATTTGAGCTCTCAGACCCTACCCAGAGTCTACCAGCACTACGGACCATCACCCATTCAGCCGCTCTCAACTGAGATGCAGATTCTACTCACTGTCTACTATCTTGTTCAGCTTG GCCCAGACCAAGTGCCCCTGATTGAGGACTTGGAGCAGATATTCATGAGGTCATGGAGAGAATCACACCTCAGTGAAATTAGACAGAACCAACAACCTCAAACACCGGGCTCTCAAGGGAGGCACTATGGCATCGAG ACACCTCCCACCCTTCCTGGGCTCCCTCAGCATCTCAGTTTACCCTACCAGCAGCCACTGACCCCAAGCCAGCTTCCTTGGCTTGCCCAGCTGGCTGCGTCGTCGTGTGGAGTAGGGGTTGTGGTGTTTGGGGAACATGTGGGATCTTTGGCTCAAGGCCTTCAGCTGATGTTTTGCAAGTTATTGGAAGGAGGGTTCCAAAACACAAACTatgtagtcatcattgtcactgtttCCGGGCAAGAAACACAGTCTTGTGTGATAGTCACAG GTAAACACCAGTGTCGGGCCTTGGCAGAGAGTATGTTCTCTCCCAGTGAGGGTTTGAGAGAAATAAACCACCAGCTTTCATCTGGTGAAACCCAGGAACTCATCCAGTTCTGCAATTCACTTGGACAAG AAGGTGATATGGATTCCCTGCTGGACAGTGCAACACTGGACAGCAATGAGCCGTCTCCCTTATCCAGCAGTCAGGAATCAACTGATGACAAAAGTGTGAAAAAGACACATAGTCCAAAGGACTCACACAGCCCTAAAGAAAGAGTTCTGGCTACTAAAGAAACCTGTTCAG AGTACTCTGTAGAGTGGCGGGAGGTCCGGCCTATCCAGTTAGCAGTGGCAAGAAAGCTGCTGTCTCATGTTTGTGCCATAGCAGATTCCAGCACACAGAACCTGGACCTTGTGTCTTTTGACAGGGTCAATTTCCTCATTCTGGTTCCTCCATCTGAGGTCACATTTCAACAAACTGTCCTCCACCTATGGAGCTCGG GTGTTCTTCAGGAACTCGGGAGTCTAGACCAAGAGTGTGCATCTCAGCGGGATGCAGAGCGCTTTGTGGTTAAAATGGATCAAAGTGCTCAAGTGCAAATTGACACCCTTATCCAAGAAGCACACAGCAACTCTTATACGCTTTACATCCTAATCCATGACCACGCCCACTGGGACATTAGTAG TGCCTCCTACTGTAACTCGGAGTCCGGTTTGGGCCTGGTGGACCAGCTACTGAATTCCAGACGGGTCAGAGATGCTCCCAACATCCTGATTCTCCATGTGACATCCTTCCCCTTCGCTCTGCAGACACAATTCACACGCATCAGCCCTTACAACGAAATCCACTGGCCTTCCTCTTTCAGCAAT GATGTTGACCTGTATCATGAAAGAACACGCTACTTTGGTGTGTCCGAGCTTCTAGACTCAACTCGCTCAGGGGGCAGCCTGCCCCTGATGCGGTACGATTCTTCATTTGAGAGCATGGCAGCTTCCCTGGAGGAAAG ATTCCCAAAGCTGCACAGTGCTGTGATCCGCACCACAGTTCTCATTCATCACTACTGCATAGCGCTGATGGCCGTGTCTGGGAGGCTCAGCGGCTCGCACAATCTCCACAAACACTCATCTGTGGAGACGCTGGGCATCGTGCAGTCGCTGTTAAGCGCTGCCCAGCAATGCCCTACCCGCCACGGTCACATGGTCTTACTGCGGATCCCCTCTCTGGCTCTGGCAGCATGGGCACATCGGCGACTATCCAGAGTGAGGAAGCAGCTGGGTCTTGAGGAGAAGTTTGAGATCATACTGGGGAATCCAGGCCAGCCTCTGAATATTGGGCAGAGTTTTGTTGATCAGATTAAG ATATGGCTGAAAATCCAAGAAGCTGATTGGGTTCCCCGAACCTACCTGGAGCTTGAGGCCCTTCCTTGCATCCTAATCCTGTCAGGAGCTGAACCTCTGGGAGAGTCACTTCCCAG GTCATTGAAGTACTGTGACCTTCGAGTGATAAGCTGCTCCTATCTGCAACGTACCACCCTCGAACAAGAGTTGGGACTAGCAGCCTACCTGCTGAAGGCGGAGTCTCGGTCCCCGCACAACCCGGGGCCAGGCAGTGACTTGCTGGAGAGTGATGCAGAAAAACTCAGCAGCACTGACAATGAGGAAGAGGAGGGCCAGGATAACGGTA AAAACTCCCCTCCCTCCTCCAACCTACCAGTCCAATCCAGCCCAGATATTGGAGCAAAATCCACAGCCTCTACTCAGAACAACATATCACCAAAAGCCCCAAAGAGCACAAAGGCTAGCACCCCCTCTCCTTCACAAACGCAGACTCAGCTTGCTGCTCAGTCCACTTCTCAAGCATTTTTATATCCTCAACCCTCTTTTCACCACCTAAGCCAGTCTCAATCCCAGACTTACGTGCAGGCCCAACAAGTTCCAAGTCAGAACCATCCAGTGTCCCAAATTAACCTTCAATCTTACTTTCACCAAGTATCCCATCCACAACTCCAACCACCACTGCCTCCTGCCCAGTCTCGTCGCCACCCTTCCAAATCCACCTCCTCTGGCTCTTTGTCGCCCCGAGCCTCTTCTCCCCATCTGAACTGCTCCTGGGCACGAGGAGTAAGTCGCCCACCATCTGTGCTCCTTCCCCGCTCGCTTTATGATATCATCACAGCCAATGACGGCAGCGGGCTTCCGCGATGTACCTCCTTCCTGCCACATATGTCAGTAGCATGGGTCAGCAGCTTCAG GCCTTTGCTTAGTAAAATGATGACGTGCACAGAACAGTCTCTGTACTACCGCCAGTGGACAGTCCCCCGCCCTTACCACATGGACAGCAGTAATCGCACCGAAGGTCGAAGCGACAACTTCCACCCTCGCAGGCTGCTCCTCAGTGGACCCCCACAG GTGGGTAAGACAGGCGCTTACCTTCACTTCCTGGGTATTCTTTCCCGGATGCTGATCAGGCTTATGGAGGTGGATATCTACAATGAAGAGGAAATCAACCTCA ATGCAAGGGAAGATGGGGTCCAATACAGCACATCCAATGTCCTCTGGCCCGACCCAGAAATTATGAAGACATTGTCCTTTGACTACACAGTCCATGACCCCAAATATGATGACATAAGTTTCGTCTACTGCCCTGGATACAAACCAGTTTCTGATG GCAACACAATGCGTCAGGAAGATGTGTGCTTGAGGAGGCGCACAACCAGGATCAAACTATCCAAATATGCTGCCTTTAACACCTATCACCATTGTGAACATTGTCATCTGTACTTAGGCTTCAACCCAAGATACCAG ATCTACGAATCCTCGCTCCATGTCTTTACATTTACCCATCTGCGTCTTGGAGAAGAGATCCAACTCTACTTTATCATCCCAAAGTCCAAAGAGCACTATTTTAGCTTCAACCAACCAGGAGGCCAAGTGGAGGGCATGCGGCTGCCTCTTTCCACAGACAGG AGCCCAGATAGCATCAAGAGTCCAATCTTCACTCCCACCACTGGTCGCCATGAGCATGGTCTTTTTAACCTGTACCATGCGATGGATGGAGTCTCTCATCTTCATATCTTGGTGGTCAAAGAGTATGAGATGGCAGTATACAAGAAGTACTGGCCAAACCACATCCTGCTGGTGATGCCTGCCATCttcaatgcagctgggatag GTGCCGCTCACTTCCTGATTAAGGAGCTCTCGTACCACAATCTGGAGCTGGAGCGCAGTCGCCGGCTAGAGGGAGGAGCCCCAGCCGTAGATGTCTGGCCCTTTGTTATCCTGGCAGACGACTCATGCGTGATGTGGAATGCAGTAGATCTCAATGTACACAC AGGTCCAGTGGAGCATGCTGTGTCACTCAAACAGGTGTTGCAACACATGGAAGCCTGTCCAGACCTGTCCCACTATGGTCTGTGTGGAATGAGGAAGTGGAGCAGCCGGGTTCTTACAG CTCCTAACCAGAGGGAACCTTTCTCCAGAGGTCACCTGCATGACTTCCTCCTTCTCAACGTCGATCGGAGTCAAAACGTCCAGTACGACCAGAACCGCTTTACCTGTCATGACGTCGACTTTACTCTACGGTTGCACAGTGCCGGGCTGCTCGTTTGCCGCTTTAACAACTTCAGCGTCATGAAGAAGCAGATCGCAATTGGAGGATACAGAACTTTCATCATCAAGACGAAG ATGACTGATGTTCCCACTTCAGTGGGGCCCTCACAGTACATCTGCGCACCCGACAGCAAGCACCTCTTCTTGGCCACGCCGGCTCAACTCCTCCTGGAAAAATACCTCCAGCACACCAGCTACAAGCTCTTTCCTCTCAGCACCAAGAACTACGAACACCCCGTTCTGTCTGTGGACTGCTATATCAACCTGGGCCCTGAG GTGACAGTGTGTTTTGTAAGTTCAAGACCTCACTCCGTCAACATCTGCACCAAGGGTCTGCTCTTCAGCGGCCTACTCCTCTGTTTTGCTGACACCTTTGTGACCCCCAGCTTTCTCAAGAACTTTACATTCCTTAAAG GGGACCCGAGTCAGCGCCACCACTTGCATCAACATCGCAG